TGCTCTTCCTTGCCTTCGGCGTCGGATGCGACGAGCGACTGGATGGACGGGAAGATCTTGATGAACCGTGCCAGCAATGACTTTTTGGTGAGTTCCTCGAAGCCCTGGTTGAGAAGAAGTGTGTTGGCGAGGTCTCGCGCAGTCTCGGTATCTGCAGTGGAAAGCAGGTCAGAGATCAGCTCTGTGTCATCACTTAGGATTTCAGCCAACGGAATGCGGCGGGCGCCGGAAGCTTGGAGCGCCTCGTAATCGATCGCAAAGAAGATAGATCCGAGGAGGCGCGGGGTGATGAGGTCGTTCAGTAGCTTGGCAAACTTCTTGGAGTGGCGATTCTTGATGATCCACAGGAGTACGGGGGCCCTCAGATTCTGCTCGATCTGCCAGCGCTTCAGCGAGGCGGCAAGCTCGTCGGCATGACCATTGTCGACCAGGAAGTTGATGCACTCAGTGGTGAACTTGCCCTGGCTGGTCTTGAGGAGCGTGAACGCAATGTCGCGTGCCTCAACCGGGTGGGTTTCCTTCACGAGTTCAAGGAACTCGCTCTGGAATTGGACCGGGATTTTCTCCGCGATCGCAGGAAGATCGCGGGTGTTGGTGATGAGAGAAGCTTGCGATGGCTCGAGGGTGGCGACGTCGACGCCGGCACGCTTGGCGAGGCGATCACGTACCGCGGCACCGTAGAGACGTTCCGCGGCGTCCAGTTGGTTGCTTTCCCTGACTGCATCTGAAATGCCCGTGAGCACCTCCTGGAGGTTACCCTTGGCCTCTCCGCCTTCGATCGCGTTGAGCAGCTCTTCGACAAGTGAGATACGGCGGCGGGCTGAGCGGGTGTTGGTGAACTGTTCAATCAGTTCGTCCTCGGCCGAGACGGGCGTCTCGCGCAGAACGTAGCACTCGGTCTTCTTCACCGGCACGGCGATACGAGGATCCTTTGCGATGGCCTTCTTGGCGGTTGACCACCACTTCTTGAATTTCTCTTCGCCGATAACCTGTGCGAGGGTGATCTCCAAGTCGATCGCAGTCGTCGCTCCGTTCGGGTAGCTGTGAAGCGCCTCCACGACCAGTTGGGCGGGGTTGTTCTCGATCAAGTCCTTGATCAAAGCGGGTTCAGTTTCCTTCCTGACCTGCAGATGCTTGGGGGAAAGCACGTCCATCGTATTGACGCAGAAGGCGGGGTCCATCGGGTGGCCCGGCTTCGACTTGAAATCGATCACCAGTCGTTGAGCCGACTCATCATAGGACTTGATCTGACCGAAGCCCCAGCTGCGGTGAATGACGTAGTTTCCCGGCTCCATGGCCTCGAGCTTGGCCTTGGCAGTCTTTAGCGACGGGTTCTTGGCGATGAGCGCAGCAACGGCTTCCGAATTCATAAAAGTGGTAAGGCAGGTCTGAATTGAATAGTAAAACCGGACGCGGTGTCTGATGTCAACCAGCGCTTTGGAGGCCGCCCCAAGCATTGGCCTTGCAAGGAAGTGGCTTGCGCCTCGGATTGGGGCATGGCCATTGATCAGTCGCCAACACGTCTTTCACCGTGGTCCCTTGCGGTGCAGTTGCTCGCCCGCTGGATCGAGGAGAATGTGCGCGCGGACACGCTCCTGGAGCAACTTCCCAGCGAGTGGTCCGGGAAGGAGCGCGCCCGGTGCCAGCATCTTTTCCTCGGTGCCTTGCGACACAAAGGCAGGATCGATGCCCTGCTTCGTGGGTGGCTTCAGCAGGCCCCGCGGGCCCGTCTTAGGGCAATCCTCTGGGTCGCCGGTTATGAGCTCATCGAAGGGGGTGAGGACGGTCATGCGGCGCGTGTGGGCCATCACGCCGTAGAGCAAACGAAGACGCTGGCGAGTGGTGCAGAGGCCCGTTTGGTCAACGCCGTTGTCCGGAAGCTGGGCGAGGCCCTGGCATCGCAGGCGGCTCCCGGCAAGTTCCCCTCCGCGGATGCCTTGGGCGATTACTTTTCCCACCCTCAGTGGCTCGTGGCGCGCTGGCTCGCCCAATATGGTGCGGTGGCAACCCGCCAGCTTCTGGAGTGGAACCAAAGCCCGTCCCCCATCTATGGGCGCTGGCGGGAACTGACTCCGGTGCCTGCTGAGATGTCGGCTGCGTTGCGCGCGACGCGCTGGCCGGGCATGCTTGAAGTGGTACCGGGACACTGGGGGGAGGTTGAGCAAGCGGTGAAACAGGGGCGTCTCTATGTCCAGGATCCTTCGACGTTGAATGCGGTGGATCTTGTCGGTTTGCAGCCCGGTGAGGATTTCCTGGACGCCTGTGCCTCGCCCGGCGGAAAGTGCCTGGCGTTGGCGGATCGTCGGGGCGAAGGGGAGGGCAGGCTGGTAGCGCTGGATTTGCCGGGCATGAGGCAGGAGAGGCTAAAAGCCAATGCTGCCAAAGCGCGAGGGGGCCGGATCATCGTGGTCGCAGGTGATATCGCGGATCCTGAGGCTGCGTCGCTGATCGATGCGGGCCTTCCCCTTTCCTATGACGCTGTCCTCTTGGACGTGCCGTGCTCGAACACCGGGGTGATGCGACATCGGGTGGATGTGCGCTGGCGACTCCGACCAGATGATATCTCCAAACACGCCCGCCAGCAGCTTTCGTTGCTGCGCGCCGCCGCCAGGCGCGTAAAGGCTGGAGGCAGGCTCGTGTACAGTACCTGCAGCCTTGATCGCGAGGAGAACGAAGCGGTGGTGGAGGCGTTTCTCAAGGAGTCGTCCCGACGCTTTGTGCTCGAAAAGACAGCGCACTCTCTCCCGTGGGAAAGCGGTTGCGACGGGGCAGGTGCGTTCCTGCTGTCACGCCGGACCTACTGACGCGGGGCGCACGCGCCGCGTGTAGTGTGGACGTGGATACCCGCAATGATAGCGTTCGGGAGAGCGGGCTTACCAATGGGCGTAGTCGCCGTGTTCCAACGAGAGAGCGAAGACGACCATGAGCCTGACGCAATTCTCGACGTCCTGAAGATCGACCAGTTCGCTTGGCGTGTGCATATACCTGAGGGGAATTGAAATCAGCCCCGTGGCGACACCGCCGCGGCCCATTTGGATGGCGCGCGCATCCGTGCCGGTGGGCCGTGGGTCTGCTTCGAGTTGGAACGGGATGCCGTTCTCCTTGGCGCAAAAGAGCAGACGGTCGTAGACCTTGGGGTTGATGTTGGGACCGCGGCAGATGATGGGACCGGCTCCCAGCTTGGTCTCGCCGTACTTCCTGTTGTCGCAATCCGGATGGTCGGTGGCGTGACCCACATCGACAGCAAGCGCAATGTGAGGAGCGACAGCATAACCTGCGGTGGTGGCTCCGCGCACTCCGATCTCCTCTTGGGTTGTGCCCACTGAGACAACCTTCGCGCGGAGCGCGTTACGTTGACGGGAGAGGCGGATCAGGGTCTCGCCCACCGAGTACGCGCCAACTTTGTTGTCAAAGGCGCGCGCAGCGCCGATGCTTCCATGGATCAGCTCGAATTCGTGGTCGTAAGTGGCGACATCTCCGATTGAGACGCGCGCGAGTGCGTCCTTTTTCGATTTGGCTCCGATGTCGATCCAGATGTCGTGAATCTCCGGGACCTTCTTTCGATCCGCTTCGTCCATCAAGTGAATTGCGCGTTTCCCGGTGACGCCCTTTATGGGGCCGTGGGCCGTCTGAATGATCACCCGGCGACCCGGGATCATGATACGGTCGTGGCCGCCGATGGTGTCGAAATAAAGATAACCATCGTTGTTGACGTAGGTGATGATGAGCCCGAGTTCATCCAGGTGGCCCGCAAGCATCAGCGTGGGGTCGCCGGCGGGGTTCAACGTCGCCAGACGATTTCCCATGGAGTCCTTCTCATAACTGTCCGCAGCGGGCGCGACATGGCGGTCGTAAACTGCCTGCGCCTGAAATTCATAGCCTGAAGGCGATCGCGCGTGGAGCAACTCGGTGAGAAACACGGGGGCTTCTGTATTCGACATCGCTGGGCAACTATCGTGATTCGCATCCGGAATGCGAGCCAAGTTTTGGTCCTTCACACACGAATGCTGCGGGAAGAAAAATTCCTTTGCACGACCGCCGTTTTCCCTCCGTTGTGTTCGTTCCTCATGACGATTTATCCAGCCATCGACATCAAGGGGGGGCGCTGTGTCCGACTCACGCAAGGGCGTGCGGACCAGGAGACGGTGTATTCCGAGAATCCGGCCGAGGTCGCCGCCCAGTTCAAACGGGCGGGTGCGATTTGGGTTCACGTGGTGGACCTTGACGGCGCCTTTTCGGGCGAGTCGAAAAACCTGAGCGTCGTGCGGTCCATTGCATCGCTTGGCCTCAAGGTCCAGCTAGGGGGTGGAATGCGAAATCGGCTTAGCGTCGAGCGTGCGCTGGGTATTGGCGCCACCCGGGTGGTGCTGGGCACAAAGGCCGCGGAGAGCCCCGATTTTGTCGCCGAACTGGTGAAGGTCTTCGGTGAGAAGATTGCCGTCGGCATTGATGCGAAGAACGGCAAGGTGGCCGTGAAGGGCTGGGTGGATACGACCGCCACAAGTGCCCTTGATCTGGCCAAGCGCATGGACTCGCTGGGCGTGCGGACGATCATCTACACGGATATTGGCACCGACGGCATGCTTACCGGCCCGAATCTGGCGGCGCAGGAGGCCATGCTCAAGAACGTGAGCTGCGGAGTGATCGCCTCGGGCGGTGTTGCCAATCAAAGCGATATCCCTGCGCTTGCAGCGTTGGGCCGCGGGCATGCAAACCTCGACGGCGTGATTATCGGCAAGGCGATCTACGAAAAACGCGTCGACGTGGCCAAGGCACTCGCCGACGCACTTTGATTGTCTAGGAGGCAGGTGCGAGGAGCGAGGCGCGCGCGGTCTGTTCGTCGTCTGCGAACTTCCAAGCCTGCGTATCCTCGAATGACCGACAGTCCGCCTTTACGCGGTCGTTGCCGACCAGGGCGACTGGCAGTGAGACCTCCTTGCAGAGGGTCATTGCCTGCATCACCAGCTTGATCGCTTGCATGTCCATGCCCTTGACCTCGTGGAGGTCGAGAATGCCGGCCGCGATGCCGCTGTTGACGGCTTCGGAGATCTTTCCCTTCAGTGCCTGGCTGATTTCGGCCAAGTGGAACGGGGTGATCTGCTCGGGCAGTTTGAAGACCAGCGCACCCTCGCGGATGGAGAAATAGCGAAGGGATGTATCCAAGTTAAGACTACGCACGATGCGGGTCTCCATGTCGCTCATGTCGATGGGCTTGGAGATAACTTGCGTGAAACCAACCTGTTGTGCCTTCTGCTGGGCTTCCGCGTCGGTCTTCACGGCCAGGCCGAGCACGGGGATCAACTTGGTCTTCGGGTTCTGACGGAGCAGTCGGAAGAAGGTGAAACCACCTTCCTCGGGCAGGCTGAGCGACACGAGTGCGAGGTCGAACGGAGTGCGGCCGATGGTGTCGATCGCTTCGCCCGTGGCGCTGACGCCCGTGATCTTCCAGGGCGTGTGCTTGAGGCCTTCCTGGATCTGCTGCACGATGGCGGGCTTGTCGTCGAGGACGAGGAGATTGAGGGCGTCGAACACCGTGCGGCGGACCTTTTCACCGGCGTCTTTTTCCTTGATCTCAAGGACCTTGGAGACTTTCTCGATAAGGAGGTCTTCCTTGAAAGGCTTAACGATGTAGTCGCGGATGCCGAGCTTCGCGATTTTGAGCACCTGGTCGCGGCCGCCTTCCGCCGTGAGCATGATCACCGGGATTGTCTTGAGCGCCGGATCGGCCTTGAGCTTGGTGAGCATCTCGACGCCATCCATGACGGGCATGGTGATGTCGAGGAGGATGAGATTGGGCTGTTCCTTGGAGGCGACAGCGAGGCCCTCCACTCCATTTGCCGCTTCGACGATCTGGCAGTCGAACGGGCGGAAGGCCTTGTTGACGATGATACGGACGGTTTTGGAGTCGTCGACGGTGAGAATCTTGTTGGCCATGGGGTGCGTCGGGTTAAGAGGCTGTCTCCTTGATTTGGAAATCGATGAAGACGTGGCTCCCATCGACAGTGTAGCGGTAAACGCGCCTGACGGCGCCTTGATGAGGTTCGAAGCCGAGGTCCTCGCCTCGGACGATCGCCGGGATGGTGAGCTTGCAGGGATGCCCCCGGTCCGCGAGCTGGTTCTTGAAAGCGCCTGCCGCCATGTTGGTGAGCTCGCCAATCGTGTCATTCGCGACCTCATGGCCCGCCTCGACGACCTCGTTTTCAGTCATGCCTAGGAGTTTCCCTGTGATTCGGTTTGCGAACGAATCATCGAAACAAAGCCCGAGTATTCCGTTCAAGTCTCCTTGGAAACCCACGTTGCCAAGCACTTGTTTTCCGCGGAGGAGTACTGATTTCTGCATGGGCAAACCATCCTGGTCCTGTGTAGGTCCGCCTGGATCGGGAGCCGCCTGCATGGCGAGCATGGTTCGAAAGACGTCCTTGACCGCCCGGTCTATGGTCTCGCGGAATGTCTCGTTGGAAATAGCATCAATCGTGTTCATTTGATCGGGGTTAATGCGCCCAGGGAGGCAGGCGGGGCTTTAATGTCTCCCTCCTCTCATCGGCCGAATTTCCTGCGGCTTATGGAAATCTGAAGATTTCCTAACGAAAATTTCAGACGCCGCCGGACGGTGCCTGCTCACGGCCTTCCGCAGAAATGCCCTTCGGGTCGAAGATGTAGCCGACACTGTGGACCGTGCGGAAGGAATCGAGGCTGACCCCATTGGTGCGGAACAGGTCGCGCACCTTGACGATGTACTGATCGAGAGAGCGGCTCTTCACGTCGGCATGGATGCCCCAAACCGAATGGATCAACGCCTTGCGGGTGATCACGACACCCTCGTTTTGGTGAAGGTAGGCAAGGATGCCGAGCTCCTTGCGGCCCACCTTGGTCACTGTTCCGTTAGGAAATTCAATCTCAAGGCGCACGGGGTTGACCTTCGCGCCGACAAGTTCGAAGGGTTCATCGCTGACCTTCGCATTCTTGGTGATATTTTGGTCGTTGGCGGACTCGGCGCGGCGAAGCACGGCGCGGATGCGCGCCACGAGCTCGGCGTACGAGAAAGGCTTGGTGATGTAGTCGTCGCCACCCAGCTCCAGGCCATGCACCTTGCTGGTTTCCAAGGCATTGCCCGTGAGGAAAATCGTGGGAATCGCGATATCGTTCTTCTTCAAGTCCTCAAGCAGTTGGAAGCCGGATTGATCCGGCAAGTTCACATCGAGAAGCAGGAGGTTGGCAAAGTTGCGCTGGAGGAAGCGGAGGGCGTGGGTCGCGCGGTTATACACCTGCGTCTGCATGCCGGCTTCCTCCAAGTGCACGGCGATGAGCTTGGCGAGTTCTTCTTCGTCCTCGACGACGAGAACCAAAGGTTTGGGTGCGGATCGCATACGCCTTCTTTAGATTTATTTCGCTGATTTTGTGGGTCTTGTCAAAGGAAAGACCCAGTCTCTTTTACAAATCGGCCGTTTGTGCTCCGATTTAAGTCCTTAAGTGGAAAAATCTTGAAGGGGGCCCCTGTGGAGTGTGGCGTTGGGCTGTGTCTGCAAATGCTCCTCTCCTGATGCTCGGCCTGCCGAAGGGTAGTCTCGAGGAATCGACCAAGAACCTGTTCGCCAAAGCTGGTTGGAATATCACCACCAGCTCCCGCTCCTACAAGCCAGCGATCGACGACCCGGAGCTCGACGGCCGGTTTGTGCGTGCACAAGAGGTAAGCCGCTATGTGGAGCATGGCTTTTTTGACTGCGGGTTGACCGGGTTGGACTGGATTCAGGAGAATGGGTCCGACGTGATCGAGGTGTGCGACCTCATCTACAGCCGGGCTTCGGTCCAAAAATCCCGTTGGGTGCTTTGCGTGCCCGAAACGTCCCCAGTGCAGAAACCCGAGGACCTTGCCGGCAAGCGCGTGGCCACCGAGATGGTGGGGACGGTCCGTAAATATTTTGAGAAAAAGGGCATTCCCGTGCACGTCGAGTTCTCGTGGGGAGCTACTGAAGTGAAGGTGCCCGACTTGGTGGATGCGATCGTTGACATCACGGAGACGGGCAGTTCCCTCCGGGCAAACAAGCTTCGGATCGTCGACACCCTGTTGTACACCAACACCAAATTCATCGCCAACAAGGCGAGTTGGTCAAATCCGGCAAAGCGCAAGAAGATCGAGACCATCGCGCTCCTTCTGACAGGCGCGCTTGAGGCCGGAAGCAAAGTGGGCCTGAAGATGAACGTTCCCCGAGCCTCCCTCGAAACCGTTGTCAAGACCCTGCCGGCCCTGCGGAACCCGACGATCTCCCAGCTCAGCAGCCCGGACTGGGTGGCGCTCGAAACCATCATCGACGAGAAAGTGGTCCGCGAAATCATCCCCCAGTTGAAAGCGCTCGGAGCCGAGGGTATCGTGGAGTATCCGCTGAACAAAGTTGTGTATTGAAATATTGGATACGGATGGAAAATAAGAAATACGAAGGAGTAAGTGGTGGCCGGTAGCCAGTAGCCAGGAACCGGGAGCGAGCACCGGACCAGGACCAACCCAGCACCCAGCCAGCCGCCTCCTCTTAATCCTCCCAATCCACCTAATCCCCCAACCTCGATGCGCCTCGTAAAGCTCGGCCTTCTCCAACACGCCTGTTCCCCGACTCCGTCTGAGAACTTGGCGACCGCCTTGCGACTTGCTGAACGAGCGGTGGCGGATGGCGCGCAGATCATCTGCACGCAGGAGTTGTTCGCCTCGCAGTACTTTTGCCAGGCCGAAGACCACAAATTCTTCGGCCTTGCCGAGTCCATACCGGGGCCGTCAACCCAGGCCTGGCAGCAGTTTGCAGCCCGGCACGGGGTCGTGGTCGTGGCCTCGCTCTTCGAGAAACGGGCCGCGGGCCTCTACCACAACACGGCTGTCATCATTGATGCGGACGGGTCCCTCCTGGGCGTGTACCGCAAGATGCACATCCCGGATGATCCCCTTTACTACGAGAAGTTCTACTTCACGCCCGGGGACACTGGCTTCAAGGCGTGGGACACGCGGTTTGGACGCATCGGGGTGCTCATCTGTTGGGACCAGTGGTACCCGGAGGCGGCGCGCCTCACGGCACTCCGCGGTGCTGAGATCCTCGTCTATCCGACAGCCATCGGCTGGCACCCTGCCGAGAAGGCGGAATACGGGGCGAGACAACACTCTGCATGGAAGACGATCCAACGGGGGCATGCGGTGGCCAACGGCTGTTACGTGGCCGCGATCAACCGGATTGGCCAGGAAGCGCCCTCTGGAGGCGCCGGCTTGGAGTTTTGGGGCCAGAGCTTTGTGGCAGGCACCAGTGGTCAAGTGCTCGCGGTGGCCCCGGTGGATCACGAAGTCGTTCTCGTAGTGCCGGTCGATCTCAGTGAAGTGGACACCACCCGCACCCACTGGCCCTTTCTTCGCGATCGTCGCATCGATGCCTACGGCGACTTGAGCAAACGGTTTATTGACTGATCATGGCCCGCGCCCGCACACCTTCGGCGGCCGGTTTCCGCATGCCCGCGGAATGGGAGCCGCAGGAAGCCGTCTGGTTTTCCTGGCCGCATAAGAAGTCGACCTGGCCAGGAAAATTCCGCCCAATTCCCGGTGTCTTCGCGGGCATTGTCGCGGCGGCAAGTCGCTACCAGCAGGTCCGGATAAACGCGGCTGCAGACTTGCACGAGGGGATCTGGAAGCTGCTCAACCGCGCCGGAGCTGACCTGGTTCGCGTCACACTCTTTGATCACCCCACCAATGATACCTGGTGCCGCGATCACGGCCCTATCTTCGTGAGAAATGACAAGACGGCGGAGGTCGCGCTCACGGATTGGCAATACAACACGTGGGGAAACAAGTATCCCCCTTACGACCTCGACAATGCCATCCCGGAGAGGATCTCGCGCGCCCTTGGTCTACGCCGATTCGATAGCAAGTTTGTGCTCGAAGGGGGAAGCATCGACGTCAATGGGGAGGGCTTGCTGCTCACGACCGAGTCCTGTCTCCTCAACCCGAATCGGAACCCCACTCGCACGCGAGAAGAGATTGAACAGGAACTCGGGGTGATGCTTGGCATATCGCAGGTCCTATGGCTCGGCGACGGGATCGCTGGCGACGATACCGATGGCCATATCGACGACCTGAGTCGTTTTTTCAAGGCCGACGGCATCGTCACGGTCGTGGAATCGAACTCGCGGGATATCAACTATCGCCCGCTCAAGGAGAACCTGGAACGTCTTGCGTCGCTCAGGACCCCGACGGGAGGAAAATTCGAAGTGGTCGAGCTGCCCATGCCCCGCGCGTGTTACTCCGGCGACTTTCGCCTTCCAGCAAGTTACGCGAATTTTCTTATCCTAAACGGGGCGGTGCTCGTCCCCGTCTTTCGCCAACCGAAGCGCGATGGCGAGGCGCTTGAGCGCCTTGCGGCCTGTTTTCCGGGCCGGGATATTGTGCCGATTGACTGCCTTGACCTTGTCTGGGGATTGGGAACGCTCCATTGCATCTCCCAACAGCAACCCGCTTGAAACCCGTGAAATCCCTCGCAGTCCTCCTTTCCGCCGCCGCCCTGTTTACCGCTGGTTGTGAATCCACAGAAGGCCTGGGGGGGCTGCGCGGAGCCGTGCAGCGCCGATTCGCGCCCGAGTACAAGACCCACGATGTGAAGGCGGATACCCGCCTCGCATACGCGGCAGCCAAAGCTGCGTTGGACGATTTCGGTTTTCACGCGACGAAGGGTGGTCCTTCACAAGGATACCTGGAAGCGTTGAACACCGTGAATCCGGGCGGACCCAATGGCGTCGCCAGGCAGATTTCGCTTCGCGTGAAGTTTGGCGTTTCCACCCGCGAACCCGGCGATACGGAGATCGCCGCGCTCTTCTCAAGCATCGAAGATACGCCAAGCCCCGGGCAAAGCGGAATGGCAACCGAGACACCTTTGACGGATTCGCCGCTCTACGAGGTCTTCTTCAAACACGTGGATGAGCGTCTCGCGCGGCTCAGCGCGAATTGATAGGAGCCGCGAGTCAGTAGTCGGGAGCCAGTAGCGAGGAGTGAGTAGCCCTCTTTGGAATTTTCGCTCAAAGGGTGATGAGTGATTAGCGCTCGTTGCTCACGGCAGCTTGCTCCTTGGGTGTGGTGAGTGCCGAGCCGGGCGTTCGCGGCTCACCACAACTCGGACTCACGGTTTCGTGGATGGTGTATGCAGACCACTCAGCACTCACCACGCTCACTACTCACTCCTCGCTACTGGCTACTGGCTACTGGCTCCTGACTACTGACTCCCGGCTACTCAAACCTGAGCGCATCGATCGGATCGAGCTGCGCAGCTTTTCGCGCCGGGTAGAAACCAAAGAAGATCCCACAGGCGGCACTGAAGACAAACGCACCCACCACCCATGGCATGGAGACGCTTGTTGGCCAGCCGAGGAAATGAGTGAGGCCCTGGGCAGTGCCGATGCCTGCAGCAATTCCCAGGAGTCCTCCGATCGCGCTTAGTACCACGGCTTCAGTGAGGAATTGGAGCAGGATGTCGCGCCCATGCGCCCCAATTGCCAGACGGATGCCGATGTCGCGAGTCCGTTCCGTCACGCTCACGAGCATGATGTTCATGATGCCGATGCCGCCGACGATGAGGGAGACTGCAGCGATTGAGGCGACAAGAACGGTCATCGTTTGGGAATTCGCGGTAAACACCTGTGCGAGCTCAATCTGGTTGCGTACGACAAAGTCGGGTTCGCGGCCTTGTCGGCGCTGGACGAGCAGGTCCTGGATGTCGCGCTGAACCCTGGGAATCGCTTCGGCCGTGACCGCCTGCACGATGATGCCCGAGAGTTTGTCGCGCTTTGAAATCCGCCGCATCGAAGTGGTGTACGGTACGATGATGCAGTCGTCCTGATCCTGGCCCATTGCGTTGAAACCCTTGGCTTTCATCACTCCGACCACGCGCAGCGGGATGTTGCGTGCGCGCAGCACCTGACCCACCGGATCCTGCCCGGGGAACAGTTGATCCGCGACCGTCTTGCCGATGACGCAGACCTTTGCTGCCGTGCGCACATCCTGTTCCGTGAAAAAATCCCCTTCCTCGACGGGCCACGCACGCACCGAGGTGAAATCCGTGGATTGCCCCTGGACTTGGGTGTTCCAGTTCAGCCCGTTCGCGAGCACCTGCATCCGATCGCGGACCTCGCAACTCACCGCAATGGCGCCGGCGACCTCGCGCTTGATCGCATCGGCATCCTCGGGTGTGAGTGTGCTTGCAAACCCCCAGCCCGTGCGCATGCCGCCAGACGTCATGCTTCCCGGCATGATGCTGATCATGTTCTGACCCATGTTCGCCACCTGGGCCTCAATCTGGGCTTTGGCGCCATTGCCGAGCGACACGGCGGCGATGACGGAGCCGACGCCGATGATCATTCCAAGGGCAGTGAGAATGGAGCGCAGCTTGTTGCGGCGAAGGGCGCGAAAGGCGATGACAGTCGTGGCCAAAATGCGCATGTCAGGAATCTCCCAGTTTGGCTGCGGCTTCGGCCTCGGCGAGTTTGGTGAGTTCCTCCGGGGCGCGCAGGCGCCGGGGAACAGGGAGGTCGCTCACGATGCGTCCGTCGCGGAGCACCAGGTTGCGCTTGCAGTACTGCGCGATGTCGAGTTCGTGCGTCACCATCAACACGGTGATGCCCGCCTCGTTGAGCTCTTGGAACAGGCCCATGATCTCGACGGACGTCCTGCTATCCAGGTTTCCGGTGGGCTCGTCCGCGAGCAGGACGCTGGGTTCGTTGACCAGGGCACGGGCTATCGCCACGCGCTGTTGTTGTCCGCCGGAAAGCTGGGAGGGGGTGTGGTCGGCGCGCTCACCGAGACCGACCCGCTCGAGCGCCCGCATGGCCCGCTCGCGCATCTCGCGCGAGGGGATCTTTC
This portion of the Opitutaceae bacterium genome encodes:
- a CDS encoding agmatine deiminase family protein, whose protein sequence is MARARTPSAAGFRMPAEWEPQEAVWFSWPHKKSTWPGKFRPIPGVFAGIVAAASRYQQVRINAAADLHEGIWKLLNRAGADLVRVTLFDHPTNDTWCRDHGPIFVRNDKTAEVALTDWQYNTWGNKYPPYDLDNAIPERISRALGLRRFDSKFVLEGGSIDVNGEGLLLTTESCLLNPNRNPTRTREEIEQELGVMLGISQVLWLGDGIAGDDTDGHIDDLSRFFKADGIVTVVESNSRDINYRPLKENLERLASLRTPTGGKFEVVELPMPRACYSGDFRLPASYANFLILNGAVLVPVFRQPKRDGEALERLAACFPGRDIVPIDCLDLVWGLGTLHCISQQQPA
- a CDS encoding ABC transporter permease: MRILATTVIAFRALRRNKLRSILTALGMIIGVGSVIAAVSLGNGAKAQIEAQVANMGQNMISIMPGSMTSGGMRTGWGFASTLTPEDADAIKREVAGAIAVSCEVRDRMQVLANGLNWNTQVQGQSTDFTSVRAWPVEEGDFFTEQDVRTAAKVCVIGKTVADQLFPGQDPVGQVLRARNIPLRVVGVMKAKGFNAMGQDQDDCIIVPYTTSMRRISKRDKLSGIIVQAVTAEAIPRVQRDIQDLLVQRRQGREPDFVVRNQIELAQVFTANSQTMTVLVASIAAVSLIVGGIGIMNIMLVSVTERTRDIGIRLAIGAHGRDILLQFLTEAVVLSAIGGLLGIAAGIGTAQGLTHFLGWPTSVSMPWVVGAFVFSAACGIFFGFYPARKAAQLDPIDALRFE
- a CDS encoding carbon-nitrogen hydrolase, whose protein sequence is MRLVKLGLLQHACSPTPSENLATALRLAERAVADGAQIICTQELFASQYFCQAEDHKFFGLAESIPGPSTQAWQQFAARHGVVVVASLFEKRAAGLYHNTAVIIDADGSLLGVYRKMHIPDDPLYYEKFYFTPGDTGFKAWDTRFGRIGVLICWDQWYPEAARLTALRGAEILVYPTAIGWHPAEKAEYGARQHSAWKTIQRGHAVANGCYVAAINRIGQEAPSGGAGLEFWGQSFVAGTSGQVLAVAPVDHEVVLVVPVDLSEVDTTRTHWPFLRDRRIDAYGDLSKRFID
- the hisG gene encoding ATP phosphoribosyltransferase, whose protein sequence is MSANAPLLMLGLPKGSLEESTKNLFAKAGWNITTSSRSYKPAIDDPELDGRFVRAQEVSRYVEHGFFDCGLTGLDWIQENGSDVIEVCDLIYSRASVQKSRWVLCVPETSPVQKPEDLAGKRVATEMVGTVRKYFEKKGIPVHVEFSWGATEVKVPDLVDAIVDITETGSSLRANKLRIVDTLLYTNTKFIANKASWSNPAKRKKIETIALLLTGALEAGSKVGLKMNVPRASLETVVKTLPALRNPTISQLSSPDWVALETIIDEKVVREIIPQLKALGAEGIVEYPLNKVVY
- a CDS encoding ABC transporter ATP-binding protein, which encodes MGPVIRLENVFKTYANGEVEVHAVRGVSLAIERGEFVALMGPSGSGKSTLMNMLGCLDRPTRGHYWLDGTDSAALDRDERATLRNRKLGFVFQGFNLLSRTSALENVELPMLYADRKIPSREMRERAMRALERVGLGERADHTPSQLSGGQQQRVAIARALVNEPSVLLADEPTGNLDSRTSVEIMGLFQELNEAGITVLMVTHELDIAQYCKRNLVLRDGRIVSDLPVPRRLRAPEELTKLAEAEAAAKLGDS